A region from the Streptomyces sp. 3214.6 genome encodes:
- a CDS encoding oxygenase MpaB family protein, protein MTGVQRGDPGLFGPRSVTWQLHGDPMMWVAGIRAFYLQALHPRVVRGVMQNSDFRRDAWGRLMRTAGFVGTTTYGTTEAAEQAGARVRRIHRMLSATDPETGERYAVDEPGLLLWVHCAEIDSYLHVLRRSGYPLTAAAADRYLAEHRVSARLVGLDPDAVPADRAEMDAYFEKMRPELAAGPEAREVDDFLLRPPTHPLLVPARALLWRRVAHLAYASLPPYAHELYGRPAPQPATVTRELRATGTLLRCVPARLRWQLPPKHILRAMARLGPQARPAPFKVQP, encoded by the coding sequence ATGACGGGCGTCCAGAGAGGTGACCCGGGGCTGTTCGGCCCCCGCTCGGTGACCTGGCAGCTGCACGGCGACCCCATGATGTGGGTCGCCGGGATCCGCGCGTTCTACCTCCAGGCCCTGCACCCGCGTGTCGTGCGCGGAGTCATGCAGAACTCCGACTTCCGGCGCGACGCCTGGGGTCGGCTGATGCGCACCGCCGGCTTCGTCGGCACCACGACCTACGGCACCACCGAGGCCGCCGAGCAGGCAGGCGCCCGCGTCCGCAGGATCCACCGCATGCTGTCCGCGACCGACCCGGAGACCGGCGAACGCTACGCCGTCGACGAACCCGGACTTCTGCTGTGGGTGCACTGCGCCGAGATCGACTCCTACCTGCACGTCCTGCGCCGCTCCGGCTACCCCCTCACCGCCGCCGCCGCCGACCGCTACCTCGCCGAACACCGCGTCAGCGCCCGCCTGGTGGGGCTTGACCCCGACGCCGTACCCGCCGACCGGGCCGAGATGGACGCCTACTTCGAGAAGATGCGCCCCGAACTCGCCGCCGGACCGGAGGCACGCGAGGTGGACGACTTCCTGCTGCGACCGCCGACGCACCCCCTGCTCGTCCCGGCGCGCGCCCTGTTGTGGCGGCGCGTGGCGCACCTGGCGTACGCCTCGCTGCCACCGTACGCCCACGAGCTGTACGGCAGGCCGGCCCCGCAACCAGCCACCGTCACCCGGGAGTTGCGCGCCACGGGCACCCTGCTGCGCTGCGTCCCCGCACGTCTGCGGTGGCAACTCCCGCCCAAGCACATCCTGCGGGCCATGGCCAGGCTCGGCCCACAGGCCCGCCCGGCACCGTTCAAAGTCCAGCCATAG
- a CDS encoding NAD-dependent epimerase/dehydratase family protein produces the protein MLILVTGGAGFIGSHVVTALTAAGHAVRVLDALLPAAHHTAPSIPEAVDWRHADVRDGAAVADALHGVDAVCHQAAMVGLGKDFADAPDYVGCNDLGTAVLLAGMAQAGVRRLVLASSMVVYGEGRYECSRHAVVRPGPREVADLEAGRFEPPCPTCGEPLAAGLVAEDAPADPRNVYAATKIAQEHLAAAWARATGGRVAALRYHNVYGPGMPRDTPYAGVASLFRSALARGEAPRVFEDGGQQRDFVHVRDVAMANRAALGGVDDLPEGTARAYNVGSGEPHTVGEMAAALAAEHGGPPPVVTGEYRLGDVRHITASSRRLREELGWKPEVSFAQGMAEFATAALRTV, from the coding sequence ATGTTGATCCTGGTCACCGGAGGTGCGGGCTTCATCGGCTCGCACGTCGTCACCGCCCTCACCGCCGCCGGGCACGCCGTCCGCGTCCTCGACGCCCTGCTGCCCGCCGCGCACCATACGGCCCCTTCGATCCCCGAAGCCGTCGACTGGCGTCATGCGGACGTCCGCGACGGGGCGGCGGTGGCCGACGCTCTCCACGGCGTCGACGCGGTCTGCCACCAGGCCGCGATGGTCGGCCTCGGCAAGGACTTCGCCGACGCCCCCGACTACGTCGGCTGCAACGACCTCGGCACCGCCGTGCTGCTGGCCGGCATGGCGCAGGCCGGGGTGCGCCGACTCGTGCTGGCGAGTTCGATGGTCGTCTACGGCGAGGGCCGCTACGAGTGCTCGCGGCACGCGGTGGTACGACCGGGCCCGCGCGAAGTGGCCGATCTGGAGGCGGGGCGCTTCGAGCCCCCGTGCCCGACGTGCGGGGAGCCGCTCGCCGCCGGCCTGGTGGCCGAGGACGCGCCCGCCGATCCGCGCAATGTGTACGCGGCCACCAAGATCGCCCAGGAACACCTCGCCGCCGCATGGGCTCGGGCGACGGGCGGCCGGGTGGCGGCGCTGCGCTACCACAACGTGTACGGGCCCGGCATGCCGCGCGACACCCCGTACGCGGGTGTCGCCTCGCTGTTCCGCTCCGCGCTCGCCCGCGGCGAGGCGCCGCGCGTCTTCGAAGACGGCGGCCAGCAGCGGGACTTCGTCCATGTACGGGACGTCGCCATGGCCAACCGCGCCGCACTGGGCGGGGTGGACGACCTGCCGGAGGGCACCGCACGCGCGTACAACGTCGGCAGCGGCGAGCCCCACACCGTGGGCGAGATGGCCGCCGCGCTGGCCGCGGAGCACGGCGGTCCGCCGCCCGTCGTCACGGGCGAGTACCGGCTCGGCGACGTCCGGCACATCACCGCCTCCTCGCGTCGGCTGCGCGAGGAACTGGGCTGGAAGCCCGAGGTGTCTTTCGCGCAGGGAATGGCGGAGTTCGCGACCGCGGCGCTGCGCACCGTGTGA
- a CDS encoding response regulator transcription factor codes for MKRVLVVDDDPTVSEVVAGYLDRAGFAVDVAADGPSAVRLAGTQPPDLVVLDLMLPGMDGLEVCRRIRRDGPLPVIMLTARGDEEDRVLGLEVGADDYVTKPFSPRELVLRVESVLRRAGAATAARTSSAEPWLRAGPLAMDPAARRATRDDRELALTLREFDLLEFFLRNPGRAVSREDLMRRVWGWEFGDLSTVTVHVRRLREKVEDDPARPRLISTVWGVGYRFDPLRPDTAAAEGPSHDR; via the coding sequence GTGAAACGCGTACTCGTCGTGGACGACGACCCCACCGTCTCCGAGGTCGTCGCCGGCTATCTGGACCGGGCCGGCTTCGCGGTCGACGTGGCCGCCGACGGCCCCAGCGCCGTCCGGCTGGCCGGCACCCAACCGCCCGACCTGGTCGTACTGGACCTGATGCTGCCCGGCATGGACGGCCTGGAGGTCTGCCGACGCATCCGAAGGGACGGCCCACTGCCGGTGATCATGCTCACCGCCCGGGGTGACGAGGAGGACCGCGTCCTCGGCCTGGAGGTCGGCGCGGACGACTACGTCACCAAGCCCTTCAGCCCCCGCGAACTCGTGCTGCGGGTCGAGTCGGTGCTGCGCCGCGCCGGCGCGGCGACCGCGGCCCGGACCTCGTCCGCGGAGCCCTGGCTGCGGGCCGGACCGCTCGCGATGGATCCCGCCGCCCGGCGCGCCACCCGCGATGATCGCGAACTCGCCCTGACGCTACGCGAGTTCGACCTCCTGGAGTTCTTTCTGCGCAACCCCGGGCGGGCGGTGAGCCGGGAGGATCTGATGCGGCGTGTGTGGGGATGGGAGTTCGGCGATCTGTCGACCGTGACCGTCCATGTGCGGCGGCTGCGCGAGAAGGTCGAGGACGATCCGGCCCGCCCCCGCCTGATCAGCACGGTGTGGGGGGTCGGCTACCGCTTCGACCCGCTGCGTCCGGACACCGCCGCCGCGGAAGGGCCGAGCCATGACCGGTGA
- a CDS encoding glycosyltransferase family 2 protein codes for METSPSPLVDVVLPCLDEADALPWVLDRIPAGWRAIVVDNGSTDGSPDIARALGAKVVHEPRRGFGAACHAGLSAATADVVCFCDCDASLDPGLLPGLAGPVLDGAADLVLGRRRATAFRAWPPHARLANLELARLVRRRTGLRLHDLGPMRAARREALLALGLTDRRSGYPLQMVVRAADAGWRVTETDVPYQPRTGRSKVTGTWRGTWHAVRDMRAVLAEQPAARPAAATAVEGVAR; via the coding sequence ATCGAGACTTCCCCCTCCCCTCTTGTGGACGTCGTGCTGCCTTGTCTCGACGAGGCCGACGCCCTGCCCTGGGTACTGGACCGCATCCCTGCGGGCTGGCGTGCGATCGTCGTCGACAACGGCTCCACCGACGGCTCCCCGGACATCGCCCGCGCACTCGGCGCGAAAGTCGTCCACGAGCCCCGGCGCGGGTTCGGCGCCGCCTGTCACGCCGGTCTGTCCGCCGCCACCGCCGACGTCGTCTGCTTCTGCGACTGCGACGCCTCCCTCGACCCCGGGTTGCTGCCCGGGCTGGCCGGCCCCGTCCTCGACGGCGCCGCCGACCTGGTCCTGGGCCGCCGACGCGCCACGGCCTTCCGGGCCTGGCCCCCGCACGCCCGGCTCGCCAACCTGGAACTGGCCCGGCTGGTCCGCCGCCGCACCGGCCTGCGCCTGCACGACCTCGGCCCGATGCGGGCCGCCCGCCGCGAGGCCCTGCTCGCCCTCGGCCTGACCGATCGGCGCTCCGGCTATCCGCTGCAGATGGTGGTCCGCGCCGCCGACGCCGGCTGGCGCGTGACGGAGACCGACGTCCCCTACCAGCCGCGCACCGGCCGCTCGAAGGTCACCGGCACCTGGCGCGGCACCTGGCACGCCGTCCGCGACATGCGCGCCGTCCTCGCCGAACAGCCCGCCGCCCGTCCGGCCGCGGCCACGGCGGTCGAGGGGGTCGCGCGATGA
- a CDS encoding glycoside hydrolase family 6 protein produces MRRRLRALATALLALPLALAAAPSAHAADPTTMTTGFYVDPDSSANRWVAANPGDGRAPAINASIAKTPTARWFGSWSGTIGTATGAYAGAADRSDKLPLLVAYNIYNRDYCGGHSAGGAASPSAYANWIAQFAGGIANRPAVVLLEPDSLGDYGCMTQAQITERQGMLSGALTQFNRQSPNTWVYLDAGNPGWAGAATMAQRLHNAGLRQAHGFSLNISNYFTTAENTAYGNAVNSELSARYGYTKPFVVDTSRNGNGSNGQWCNPSGRRIGTPSRLGGGAEMLLWIKVPGESDGNCGVGNGSSAGQFLPEAAYKMIYGY; encoded by the coding sequence ATGCGCCGCAGACTCCGCGCCCTCGCGACAGCGCTCTTGGCCCTGCCGCTGGCGCTCGCCGCCGCACCTTCCGCCCACGCGGCCGACCCCACCACCATGACCACCGGGTTCTATGTGGACCCCGACTCCAGCGCGAACCGGTGGGTCGCCGCCAACCCCGGCGACGGCCGGGCACCGGCGATCAACGCATCCATCGCCAAGACCCCGACGGCCCGCTGGTTCGGCTCGTGGAGCGGCACCATCGGCACCGCCACCGGCGCGTACGCGGGGGCGGCGGACCGCTCGGACAAACTGCCTCTCCTGGTCGCCTACAACATCTACAACCGCGACTACTGCGGCGGCCACTCCGCCGGCGGGGCCGCTTCGCCGTCCGCCTACGCCAACTGGATCGCACAGTTCGCCGGCGGCATCGCCAACCGCCCGGCCGTCGTGCTCCTCGAACCGGACTCCCTCGGGGATTACGGCTGCATGACGCAGGCCCAGATAACCGAACGGCAGGGCATGCTCAGCGGGGCCCTCACCCAGTTCAACCGCCAGTCCCCCAACACCTGGGTCTACCTCGACGCCGGCAACCCCGGCTGGGCCGGCGCCGCGACCATGGCCCAGCGCCTCCACAACGCCGGCCTCCGACAGGCCCACGGTTTCTCGCTCAACATCTCCAACTACTTCACCACGGCCGAGAACACCGCCTACGGCAACGCCGTCAACAGCGAACTCAGCGCCCGCTACGGCTACACCAAGCCGTTCGTCGTGGACACCAGCCGCAACGGCAACGGTTCAAACGGCCAGTGGTGCAACCCCTCCGGCCGCCGCATCGGCACCCCCAGCCGGCTGGGCGGTGGCGCCGAGATGCTCTTGTGGATCAAGGTGCCAGGTGAGTCCGACGGCAACTGCGGCGTCGGAAACGGCTCCTCGGCCGGGCAGTTCCTCCCCGAGGCCGCCTACAAGATGATCTACGGCTACTGA
- a CDS encoding sensor histidine kinase: MTGDLLLIALYAAVGAVAAGLAGMAVLRLLRNRSVALSLAVVAAVTVAAMLAGTMLVARAMFLSDHDLWVVTMVCAMAAAVSLVVALVLGRGVVRGSRALAEATRALGDDGSFTPPVLAPTAELAQLSRELAATSAKLAASRERERALEESRRELVAWISHDLRTPLAGLQAMAEALEDGMVHDPGVYHARIRSEVGRLSEMVGDLFELSRIQAGVLALTPTRMSVYDLVGDAIAGVDALAREYGVQLVGHGVEPVPVEVDGREMSRVLANLLVNAIRRTPADGTVAVSARREADSVVLAVTDGCGGIAPEDLPRVFETGWRGSDARTPPAGAGLGLAIVRGIVEAHRGHAAVRNVPGGCRFEVRLPLVA; this comes from the coding sequence ATGACCGGTGACCTGCTGCTCATCGCGCTGTACGCGGCCGTCGGCGCGGTCGCCGCCGGACTGGCCGGCATGGCCGTCCTGCGGCTGCTGCGCAACCGGTCGGTCGCGCTGTCGCTGGCCGTGGTCGCCGCCGTCACGGTCGCGGCGATGCTCGCCGGAACCATGCTGGTGGCCCGGGCGATGTTCCTCTCCGATCACGACCTGTGGGTCGTGACCATGGTGTGCGCCATGGCGGCGGCGGTCTCGCTGGTGGTGGCACTCGTCCTGGGGCGGGGCGTCGTCAGGGGCAGCCGGGCCCTCGCCGAGGCCACCCGCGCCCTCGGGGACGACGGCAGTTTCACTCCGCCGGTCCTCGCGCCCACCGCCGAACTCGCCCAGCTCAGCCGTGAACTCGCGGCCACCAGCGCCAAGTTGGCCGCCTCCCGGGAACGGGAAAGGGCCCTTGAGGAGTCCCGCCGTGAACTGGTCGCCTGGATCTCCCACGATCTGCGCACCCCGCTGGCCGGACTGCAGGCGATGGCCGAGGCGCTGGAGGACGGCATGGTCCACGACCCCGGCGTCTACCACGCCCGCATCCGGTCCGAGGTGGGACGGCTCAGCGAAATGGTCGGCGACCTGTTCGAACTCTCCCGCATCCAGGCCGGTGTCCTCGCGCTGACGCCGACCCGGATGTCGGTCTACGACCTCGTCGGCGACGCCATCGCGGGCGTCGACGCACTGGCCAGGGAGTACGGGGTACAGCTGGTCGGGCACGGTGTGGAGCCCGTGCCGGTCGAGGTCGACGGCCGGGAGATGTCCCGCGTCCTGGCCAACCTGCTCGTCAACGCCATTCGCCGGACACCGGCCGACGGCACCGTCGCGGTCTCCGCCCGCCGGGAGGCCGACAGCGTCGTGCTGGCCGTGACCGACGGCTGCGGCGGCATCGCCCCGGAGGACCTGCCACGCGTCTTCGAGACCGGCTGGCGCGGCTCCGACGCCCGTACCCCGCCGGCCGGGGCCGGTCTGGGCCTGGCCATCGTGCGCGGCATCGTCGAGGCCCACCGCGGGCACGCTGCCGTACGCAACGTGCCCGGCGGCTGCCGCTTCGAGGTCCGTCTGCCTCTGGTCGCCTAG
- a CDS encoding molybdopterin-dependent oxidoreductase has protein sequence MKQRFLPPVFRGRLHDARTATSLGRWLGLAFVACFVTGLVSHVMQHPPGWLADDLPSRPSWGYRFTQGLHVASGIAAVPLLAAKLWAVYPLLFEWPVLRSVRHALERLSVAVLVAGAVFELFTGLLNTAQWYPWPFSFVPVHYAVGWLVVGALLLHVAVKAPEIRAHWTRRSPGTLTLPAEEATDRRSLLAAVGAAVGAVTLTTVGQSFTPLKGLDLLAPRHPDHGPQALPVNRTATAAGVTHLTAENYRLVVSGPRPYTLTLDELRALPQREVELPIACVEGWSRSARWTGVRVADLLERAGAPRDARVRVVSLQLRGGYRVSEMGHEHARDPLTLLALRLNGEELTPDHGYPARLIAPNRPGVLQTKWVGRLEVPA, from the coding sequence ATGAAACAGCGCTTCCTCCCGCCGGTGTTCCGGGGCAGACTGCATGACGCCCGCACGGCGACCTCCCTCGGGCGCTGGCTGGGTCTCGCGTTCGTGGCGTGCTTCGTCACCGGCCTGGTCAGTCACGTCATGCAGCATCCGCCGGGCTGGCTGGCCGACGACCTGCCGAGCCGCCCCTCGTGGGGTTACCGGTTCACGCAGGGCCTTCATGTCGCGTCGGGCATCGCCGCCGTTCCGCTGCTGGCGGCGAAGCTGTGGGCGGTGTACCCCCTCCTGTTCGAGTGGCCGGTGCTGCGCTCGGTGCGGCACGCGCTGGAGCGTCTGTCGGTCGCGGTGCTGGTGGCCGGCGCCGTCTTCGAACTGTTCACCGGGCTGCTGAACACCGCGCAGTGGTATCCCTGGCCGTTCTCGTTCGTACCGGTGCACTACGCGGTCGGCTGGCTGGTCGTCGGCGCGCTGCTGCTGCACGTCGCGGTCAAGGCTCCTGAGATCCGCGCGCACTGGACCCGGCGGTCGCCGGGGACGCTGACGCTGCCCGCCGAGGAGGCCACCGACCGCCGGTCGCTGCTGGCCGCGGTGGGCGCGGCGGTCGGAGCGGTCACCCTGACCACGGTGGGCCAGTCCTTCACCCCGCTGAAGGGCCTCGATCTGCTCGCGCCCCGCCATCCCGACCACGGCCCGCAGGCGCTCCCGGTCAACCGCACCGCCACGGCGGCCGGGGTCACCCATCTCACCGCCGAGAACTACCGCCTGGTGGTGTCCGGGCCCCGGCCGTACACGCTCACCCTGGACGAACTGCGCGCCCTGCCCCAGCGGGAGGTCGAGCTGCCCATCGCCTGTGTGGAGGGCTGGAGCAGGTCGGCGCGCTGGACCGGTGTGCGCGTGGCGGATCTGCTGGAACGGGCCGGCGCCCCGCGGGACGCACGGGTGCGGGTGGTGTCCCTGCAACTGCGGGGCGGTTACCGGGTCTCGGAAATGGGTCACGAGCACGCCCGTGACCCGCTCACCCTGCTCGCCCTGCGCCTCAACGGCGAGGAGCTGACACCCGACCACGGCTACCCGGCACGCCTGATCGCCCCGAACCGGCCCGGCGTACTGCAGACCAAGTGGGTCGGCCGACTGGAGGTGCCGGCATGA
- a CDS encoding TIGR04282 family arsenosugar biosynthesis glycosyltransferase yields the protein MTATTGPATLLVIAKEPVPGRVKTRLTPPYTPHEAAALAEAALTDTLLTVLRAPARRRVLVLDGSPGPWLPPGFDIVPQAPGGLAERIAAAFEGCDDAPAFLVGMDTPQLTVDLLAEAGRDGCDAWFGPAADGGFWGLGFADPGRAGTLVRGVPMSTDRTGAVQRGRLAEARLVIRDLPMLRDVDTAADAAEVAACCPPGSGFRAVLNSLAETAR from the coding sequence ATGACGGCGACCACGGGGCCGGCCACGCTGCTGGTCATCGCCAAGGAGCCGGTGCCCGGGCGGGTCAAGACGCGGCTCACCCCGCCGTACACCCCCCACGAGGCGGCGGCGCTGGCCGAGGCGGCTCTCACCGACACCCTCCTGACCGTGTTGCGGGCTCCCGCCCGGCGCCGCGTCCTGGTCCTGGACGGATCCCCCGGCCCCTGGCTGCCGCCCGGCTTCGACATCGTCCCCCAGGCGCCGGGCGGCCTGGCGGAGCGGATCGCGGCCGCCTTCGAGGGTTGCGACGACGCTCCGGCCTTCCTGGTGGGCATGGACACTCCGCAGCTGACCGTGGACCTCCTCGCCGAGGCCGGACGCGACGGCTGCGACGCCTGGTTCGGGCCGGCCGCCGACGGCGGATTCTGGGGTCTCGGGTTCGCCGATCCGGGACGGGCGGGGACTCTGGTGCGAGGCGTGCCGATGTCCACGGACCGCACGGGCGCCGTCCAGCGCGGCCGGCTCGCCGAGGCGCGGCTCGTCATCCGTGATCTTCCGATGCTGCGGGACGTGGACACCGCCGCGGACGCCGCGGAGGTCGCCGCGTGCTGCCCGCCCGGCTCCGGTTTCCGTGCCGTCCTGAACTCGCTCGCGGAGACCGCCCGATGA
- a CDS encoding class I SAM-dependent methyltransferase, producing MSRAASGGQPALAERAETTAPPRSPHPALPSAWPPAATRPADDLVAVEPGTPWADDPYARALRVGHGPLFLRRLSDPDRPGQGELLPLDVERWCAAADAVDLAVLRRCTGPVMDVGCGPGRLVAELAARGMPALGVDLSPAAVSRTRRRGGSAVRRSVFARLPREGRWTTLLLMDGNIGIGGDPVALLTRLHRLAAPGGRLLAEAAPDDVDERLTVRVEDGHGRHGRPFPWARVGVTALLRASDAAGWILTGRWTADSRPFVELHRPKPPYDAPDPTAPGGPAPA from the coding sequence ATGAGCCGCGCCGCGAGCGGTGGGCAGCCCGCCCTCGCCGAGCGGGCGGAGACGACCGCGCCCCCGCGGTCGCCGCACCCGGCGCTTCCGTCGGCCTGGCCACCGGCCGCGACGCGCCCCGCCGACGACCTGGTCGCCGTGGAGCCCGGGACACCGTGGGCGGACGACCCCTACGCCCGCGCGCTGCGCGTCGGCCACGGCCCGCTGTTCCTGCGCCGCCTGTCGGATCCTGATCGTCCCGGGCAGGGGGAGCTCCTGCCGCTGGACGTGGAGCGCTGGTGTGCCGCCGCCGATGCCGTCGACCTGGCCGTACTGCGCCGCTGCACCGGCCCGGTCATGGACGTCGGCTGCGGCCCCGGACGGCTCGTGGCCGAGCTGGCCGCCCGGGGCATGCCGGCGCTGGGCGTGGACCTCAGCCCGGCCGCCGTGTCCCGTACCCGGCGCCGAGGCGGCTCCGCTGTGCGGCGGTCCGTCTTCGCCCGCCTGCCCAGGGAGGGGCGGTGGACCACGCTGCTCCTCATGGACGGCAACATCGGCATCGGCGGTGATCCCGTCGCCCTGCTCACCCGGCTGCACCGGCTCGCCGCGCCCGGCGGACGCCTGCTCGCCGAGGCCGCCCCCGACGACGTCGACGAACGCCTCACCGTCCGCGTGGAGGACGGCCACGGCCGCCACGGCCGCCCCTTTCCCTGGGCCCGCGTCGGCGTCACCGCGCTGCTGCGCGCCTCGGACGCGGCCGGCTGGATCCTCACCGGGCGGTGGACGGCCGACAGCCGCCCCTTCGTCGAACTGCACCGCCCGAAGCCGCCGTACGACGCCCCGGATCCCACTGCACCCGGAGGGCCCGCCCCCGCATGA
- a CDS encoding LacI family DNA-binding transcriptional regulator → MAEDAPRRHSTLDEVAELAGVSRSVASRALNNAPHVSRAKREAVERAVRQLGYVPNPTARALATRQTGAAALVISGEDPSIFADPFFAQVIVGASAALEEADLHLMLCLAASDRGRKRVQELFRSRGADGVMLMALREDDPLAGMAEETQLPVVFGGRPVGPAPRWYVDVDNVGGAREATEYLISRGRTRTAAICGRLDTEAGRARYRGYRDAMLAAGLEPVPPQEGDFTEPSGAAAMAALLADHPNLDGVFAANDNMGAGALRTLRAAGRTVPDDVAVIGFDDLTVAQVADPPLTTVHQPIAALGREMARMLVSLIDGQDPTPLILPTRLVIRSSA, encoded by the coding sequence ATGGCAGAAGATGCGCCGCGTAGGCACTCGACACTGGACGAGGTGGCCGAACTCGCCGGCGTCTCCCGCTCCGTGGCCTCCCGCGCCCTCAACAACGCCCCGCACGTCAGCCGTGCCAAGCGAGAGGCGGTCGAACGGGCCGTGCGACAACTCGGCTATGTGCCCAACCCGACCGCCCGCGCTCTGGCCACCCGCCAGACGGGAGCGGCCGCCCTGGTCATTTCGGGAGAGGATCCCTCGATCTTCGCGGATCCGTTCTTCGCCCAGGTGATCGTGGGGGCGTCGGCCGCCCTGGAGGAGGCCGACCTGCATCTGATGCTGTGCCTGGCCGCTTCCGACCGGGGTCGCAAGCGGGTGCAGGAGCTCTTTCGGTCCAGGGGCGCAGACGGCGTCATGCTGATGGCGCTGCGCGAGGACGATCCGCTGGCCGGCATGGCCGAGGAGACGCAGTTGCCGGTCGTGTTCGGAGGGCGCCCCGTCGGCCCGGCTCCCCGGTGGTACGTGGACGTCGACAACGTCGGCGGCGCGCGGGAGGCGACCGAGTACCTGATCTCACGCGGCAGGACTCGCACGGCCGCGATCTGCGGGCGCCTGGACACCGAGGCCGGGCGCGCCCGGTACCGCGGCTATCGGGACGCCATGTTGGCAGCCGGCCTTGAACCGGTCCCGCCGCAGGAGGGGGACTTCACCGAGCCCAGCGGAGCCGCCGCCATGGCCGCGCTGCTGGCCGACCACCCGAACCTGGACGGAGTGTTCGCCGCCAACGACAACATGGGGGCGGGGGCGCTGCGCACGCTGCGTGCGGCCGGCCGGACGGTTCCCGACGACGTCGCCGTGATCGGCTTTGACGACCTGACCGTCGCCCAGGTCGCGGATCCGCCGCTGACCACCGTTCATCAGCCCATAGCGGCCCTCGGGCGGGAGATGGCGCGCATGCTCGTGTCGCTCATCGACGGACAGGACCCCACTCCGCTGATCCTGCCCACACGCCTGGTCATCCGCTCGAGCGCTTGA
- a CDS encoding glycosyltransferase family 87 protein produces MSDTTLPRGRGQEKPRASSVPDPGDPLASKSRRAPLAVAVTTVLLAALTAAVVDTLRTGDNETDPGRVLAGYAVAWTLFAAAAWTVRRVPARAAVVLVLAGSAAVAVAALATPPRTSNDMFRYAWDGRVQAAGISPYAHPPAAPELKHLRDPWLFPTERPCEGWGLTHTKDDLCVRINRPGVPTIYPPVAEGWYLAVHVLSPADSRHKPLQIGGAVLAFGTTLALLAVLRRRGDPQRAPARAALWAWCPAVPFEAVNDAHIDTLGVLLTVLALGTATAGARRGALLGAAVAVKLLPVLALPGALAGQRGPKRIAGVVTAVLGAVALAYLPYVAASGVGVLGYLPGYLQEEGYESGHVRRFALLRLLLPDTAAGVAVMILLALTALYVWWRGDPARPWSGALLLTGTALLLVSPSYPWYSLLLVALVALDGRWEWLTVTMAGTVLYLAARILPGFPLQAWAYGAAAVAVALGACLRSARGDRHEVLS; encoded by the coding sequence ATGAGCGACACCACTCTCCCCCGCGGCCGGGGCCAGGAGAAACCCCGAGCCTCCTCCGTCCCGGATCCCGGCGATCCCCTCGCGTCGAAGAGCCGGCGCGCGCCCCTCGCCGTCGCCGTCACCACCGTCCTGCTCGCCGCGCTCACCGCCGCCGTGGTCGACACCCTTCGCACCGGCGACAACGAGACCGACCCCGGCCGGGTGCTGGCCGGTTACGCCGTCGCCTGGACGCTGTTCGCCGCCGCGGCGTGGACCGTGCGCAGAGTGCCGGCACGCGCCGCGGTCGTGCTGGTGCTGGCGGGCTCGGCCGCCGTCGCCGTGGCCGCACTGGCCACCCCGCCCCGCACCAGCAACGACATGTTCCGCTACGCCTGGGACGGACGTGTGCAGGCCGCGGGCATCTCCCCGTACGCCCACCCACCGGCCGCGCCCGAGCTGAAGCATCTGCGCGACCCCTGGCTGTTCCCCACCGAACGGCCCTGCGAGGGCTGGGGCCTGACCCACACCAAGGACGACCTGTGCGTCCGTATCAACCGGCCGGGCGTTCCCACCATCTACCCGCCCGTCGCCGAGGGCTGGTACCTCGCCGTCCACGTCCTCTCCCCGGCGGACAGCCGCCACAAGCCGCTCCAGATCGGGGGCGCGGTGCTGGCGTTCGGCACCACGCTCGCCCTGCTCGCCGTACTGCGCCGGCGCGGCGACCCGCAACGGGCCCCCGCGCGGGCAGCCCTGTGGGCGTGGTGCCCCGCCGTCCCCTTCGAAGCGGTCAACGACGCGCATATCGACACCCTCGGCGTTCTGCTCACCGTCCTCGCGCTCGGCACGGCCACCGCCGGCGCCCGCCGGGGCGCGCTCCTCGGCGCCGCCGTCGCCGTGAAACTGCTGCCCGTCCTGGCGCTGCCCGGCGCCCTGGCCGGGCAGCGCGGCCCGAAGCGGATCGCGGGCGTGGTCACGGCCGTGCTCGGCGCGGTCGCGCTCGCCTACCTGCCGTATGTCGCCGCGTCAGGCGTCGGCGTACTCGGCTACCTGCCCGGCTACCTCCAGGAGGAAGGCTACGAATCCGGACACGTACGCCGCTTCGCCCTGCTGCGCCTGCTGCTGCCGGACACCGCCGCGGGCGTGGCCGTGATGATCCTGCTCGCGCTGACCGCCCTGTACGTGTGGTGGCGCGGTGATCCCGCCCGGCCCTGGTCCGGCGCCCTGCTGCTCACCGGCACGGCACTGCTCCTCGTCTCGCCCAGCTACCCCTGGTACTCCCTGCTCCTGGTCGCGCTGGTCGCCCTCGACGGCCGCTGGGAGTGGCTGACCGTCACCATGGCCGGCACCGTTCTCTACCTCGCCGCCCGCATACTGCCCGGCTTCCCTCTCCAGGCCTGGGCCTACGGCGCCGCGGCCGTGGCGGTCGCGCTCGGCGCCTGTCTGCGGAGCGCCCGGGGTGACCGGCACGAGGTCCTGAGCTGA